Proteins encoded in a region of the Synechococcus sp. BIOS-U3-1 genome:
- a CDS encoding SDR family NAD(P)-dependent oxidoreductase: MADPASKRVLLTGGSSGVGFEAATVLIAQGHELTIVCRNQATADQTRSLLPGSVHILICDLADLGAVATICSQLVDSGAALDALVLNAGLQYAGASDPQFSAQGIELTIAVNQLAHQLMAMRLLPLLCKADSPRVVITASEVHNPSSGAGKVGKPADLGDLQGLRAGPGFAMVDGNPSFDGNKAYKDSKLCNVLMARELNRQLGAVMPVIAWSPGLVITRTNGGFFRYNKRSNPLGMGAFAFVARDLLRITESPENAGRLLAQLVCDPEITPGFNYFTNKVVRFGGHRLDPTDTSADGADLPKAAELWRLSEQLMSELPISLT; this comes from the coding sequence ATGGCTGATCCTGCATCCAAACGCGTGCTGCTCACCGGAGGAAGCTCCGGCGTGGGTTTTGAGGCGGCAACAGTGCTCATCGCCCAGGGGCATGAGCTCACGATTGTCTGCCGCAACCAGGCCACGGCCGATCAGACCCGCAGTTTGCTGCCGGGATCCGTTCACATCCTGATCTGCGACCTAGCCGATCTCGGGGCTGTTGCCACGATCTGCAGCCAGCTTGTGGACAGCGGTGCAGCGTTGGATGCGCTGGTGCTCAATGCCGGTTTGCAATACGCCGGTGCCTCCGACCCACAGTTTTCAGCGCAGGGCATCGAACTCACCATTGCTGTGAACCAGCTGGCCCATCAGCTGATGGCGATGCGGCTGCTGCCCCTGTTGTGCAAGGCCGATAGCCCGCGGGTGGTGATCACCGCGTCTGAGGTGCACAACCCCAGCAGCGGTGCCGGCAAGGTGGGCAAGCCTGCGGATCTCGGCGATCTGCAGGGGCTGCGAGCCGGGCCCGGCTTCGCGATGGTGGATGGGAACCCAAGCTTTGATGGCAACAAGGCTTACAAAGACAGCAAGCTCTGCAACGTGCTGATGGCGCGGGAGCTCAACCGGCAGCTAGGGGCCGTGATGCCGGTGATCGCCTGGAGCCCCGGCCTGGTGATCACGCGCACCAACGGAGGCTTCTTCCGGTACAACAAGCGCAGTAACCCGCTGGGCATGGGGGCGTTCGCGTTCGTGGCCCGTGATTTGCTGCGGATCACTGAATCACCCGAAAACGCTGGCCGCTTGCTGGCGCAGCTGGTGTGCGATCCGGAGATCACGCCGGGGTTCAACTACTTCACTAACAAGGTGGTGAGGTTCGGTGGGCATCGGCTTGATCCCACGGACACCAGTGCTGATGGCGCTGATCTGCCGAAGGCCGCTGAACTATGGCGGCTGTCAGAGCAGTTGATGTCTGAGCTGCCGATCTCTCTAACTTGA
- a CDS encoding putative quinol monooxygenase yields MVGFDASTPFMLLARIHVKPGCVDAYLKLAEATDAAVQTSEPGMLHHTFDQDPDDPQAFVWSEVYANDAAFAAHVSNPPVQDYLKQHVELGDGFSIEVYGTVGAECRALMESFGLPLKIFASKLGYSRV; encoded by the coding sequence ATGGTCGGATTCGATGCATCCACACCGTTCATGTTGCTGGCGCGCATTCATGTGAAACCAGGCTGCGTGGACGCTTACCTCAAGCTTGCCGAAGCCACTGATGCCGCCGTACAGACCAGTGAACCCGGCATGCTGCATCACACCTTCGATCAGGACCCCGACGATCCTCAGGCTTTCGTGTGGTCTGAGGTCTATGCCAATGATGCGGCCTTCGCGGCACATGTCAGCAACCCACCAGTGCAGGACTATCTCAAACAACATGTCGAACTGGGGGATGGCTTCAGCATCGAGGTGTACGGCACCGTGGGCGCTGAATGCCGCGCTCTGATGGAGTCCTTCGGGCTGCCGCTGAAAATCTTCGCCAGCAAGCTGGGCTACAGCCGTGTCTAA
- a CDS encoding SdiA-regulated domain-containing protein translates to MGPFRLELIHRQRIGDPALGLNEPSGLSLNADGTALFTVSDDTKAIFCMDLNGRVSTSESFFVNATGLEGLALSCDGRLLLAVQEETNSVVSIDLASRRELQSRPLAEMVNYASVAMHFPAQPDNKGLEGITVNSTNQHVFVVKECRPGLLIELDAACSTILSSRLLTPENGFSHPKRGTRRLDFSGLSYDSLHDSFWIASDQGQCLFHYDWTRDRVLHRLDLSLEDGGQSKRVRKAEGIAVDSKRGKVYVVSDRDAELYVFQLHG, encoded by the coding sequence ATGGGGCCATTCCGCCTCGAGCTGATCCACAGGCAACGCATCGGAGATCCAGCTCTTGGCCTGAATGAACCCTCGGGCCTCAGCCTCAATGCTGATGGCACGGCGCTTTTCACGGTCAGCGACGATACGAAGGCCATCTTTTGCATGGATCTCAATGGCCGGGTGTCGACCAGTGAGTCGTTTTTTGTGAATGCGACAGGGCTGGAGGGTCTCGCCCTCAGCTGCGACGGCAGGCTGCTGCTGGCTGTGCAGGAGGAGACCAATTCGGTGGTCAGTATTGATCTCGCCAGTCGTCGTGAATTGCAGAGTCGCCCCCTGGCCGAGATGGTCAATTACGCCAGCGTTGCTATGCACTTCCCCGCTCAGCCCGACAACAAGGGTCTGGAGGGGATCACGGTAAACAGCACCAATCAGCACGTATTTGTGGTCAAGGAATGTCGACCAGGGCTGCTCATCGAACTCGATGCTGCATGCAGCACGATCCTGTCGTCGCGATTGCTAACGCCAGAGAACGGCTTCTCTCATCCAAAGCGGGGGACTCGCAGGCTCGACTTCTCCGGATTGAGCTACGACAGCCTGCACGACAGCTTCTGGATCGCCAGTGATCAGGGGCAATGCCTGTTCCATTACGACTGGACGCGTGATCGGGTGCTGCATCGCCTTGATCTCAGTCTCGAAGACGGTGGCCAATCCAAGCGTGTGCGTAAAGCAGAAGGCATCGCCGTGGATTCAAAGCGTGGCAAGGTTTATGTGGTGAGCGATCGTGACGCCGAGCTCTACGTGTTCCAGCTCCATGGCTGA
- a CDS encoding cupin domain-containing protein encodes MRATVLSLITLAGLLLPSAATLAHRNHSSQSVTPASEQHQAPRHAPSTTEKVKVESLGSLDLSREFTALQGRMLRTRRITIAPGGSVAWHQHQQRPGVAYLLNGSLVEIRDDGTGPRAIQRKAGEAVFESTGVLHGWRNDSDQPATAVVIDLVPQTQP; translated from the coding sequence ATGCGAGCCACCGTCCTGTCGCTGATCACCCTCGCCGGCCTGCTGCTTCCAAGTGCTGCGACTCTGGCTCACCGGAACCACAGTTCCCAGAGCGTGACGCCCGCAAGCGAACAGCACCAAGCTCCCCGCCATGCACCATCCACCACCGAGAAAGTGAAAGTGGAATCCCTGGGCAGCCTGGATCTCTCGAGGGAATTCACCGCACTGCAAGGTCGAATGCTGCGCACCCGACGAATCACGATTGCCCCCGGTGGGTCGGTGGCCTGGCATCAGCATCAGCAACGGCCTGGGGTCGCCTACCTGCTCAATGGATCCCTAGTCGAGATCCGCGATGACGGAACAGGTCCCCGCGCGATCCAGCGCAAGGCCGGAGAGGCCGTGTTCGAATCCACCGGTGTGCTGCACGGCTGGAGAAATGACTCAGACCAACCAGCCACCGCCGTGGTGATCGATCTGGTGCCACAGACGCAGCCCTAA
- a CDS encoding cupin domain-containing protein, with amino-acid sequence MRKFVLPALAAASVLMVGVAGCSNRGRETTKAAAPAEPAATEVKIEEIFKGSKTLNGTALSYPEGNPELRLYRVELPVGGKIPVHTHPAPMLVHVQGFESGDLLNTRVQPDGTEVTSVFKPGESFIEGSKEPHFVQNNSDKPTVVWVMVASVEGMPTTEWDE; translated from the coding sequence ATGCGCAAGTTTGTTCTCCCCGCCTTGGCGGCAGCCTCTGTTCTGATGGTGGGCGTTGCCGGTTGCTCGAACCGGGGACGTGAAACAACCAAGGCCGCCGCGCCTGCGGAGCCCGCTGCGACTGAGGTCAAGATTGAGGAGATTTTCAAAGGCTCGAAGACGCTCAACGGCACTGCTTTGAGCTACCCGGAGGGCAATCCCGAGTTGCGCCTGTATCGGGTGGAACTCCCGGTGGGTGGCAAGATTCCTGTACACACCCACCCCGCTCCGATGCTGGTGCATGTGCAGGGATTTGAATCCGGGGATCTGCTCAACACCCGGGTTCAGCCGGATGGCACGGAGGTGACCAGCGTGTTCAAGCCAGGCGAAAGTTTCATCGAGGGCTCCAAGGAGCCTCATTTCGTTCAAAACAACAGCGACAAGCCCACGGTGGTGTGGGTGATGGTGGCTTCGGTGGAGGGGATGCCTACCACCGAGTGGGATGAATAA
- a CDS encoding hydroxysqualene dehydroxylase, with product MAENGFSANQTSHVVVVGAGWAGWGTAKALCEAGVRVTLIDGMADPSGSEPITTPSGKPFEAGTRGFWKDYPNINALTDELGLGSIYTEFTTSAFWSPDGLEATAPVFGDAPQLPSPVGQVLATVKNFKRLPVSDRLSIAGLLYAMLDLNRSDAVYRSYDAIDALTLFKQLRISDRMIDDFLRPTLLVGLFKPPEELSAAVTMELLYYYALAHQDSFDVRWIRSKSIAEQLIAPLSNRLRERHQLAVLGGTLATKLNVSADGQTIRSLETRNVMTGSRDVLDDVDAVVLAMGAKGMGALMAQSPECGVLAPELVQAGTLGSIDVVSVRLWLDRYVPVADPANVFSRFTALHGAGATFFMLDQLQKANEQELWGGQPVQGSVIASDFYNATAIAELSDQGIVDCLKQDLLPMAQPAFAEARVVDQEVRRYPRSVSLFSPGSFSKRPPLETSLAPVVCAGDWVRMGDKEHGAKGLCQERAYVCGLEAGNSLLRRGIVRGDGVPRSRQHPVVPIRADEPQVLLGRALNKLVMDPLETLGIDWPWLAS from the coding sequence ATGGCCGAGAACGGTTTTTCAGCAAACCAGACGTCTCATGTAGTGGTGGTCGGTGCCGGCTGGGCAGGCTGGGGTACGGCCAAAGCGCTCTGCGAAGCCGGCGTGCGCGTGACTCTGATCGACGGGATGGCGGATCCCAGCGGTAGTGAGCCAATCACAACCCCGAGCGGCAAGCCCTTCGAAGCCGGCACCCGCGGCTTTTGGAAGGACTATCCCAATATCAACGCCCTCACCGATGAGCTTGGCCTGGGCTCGATCTACACGGAGTTCACCACCAGTGCCTTTTGGTCGCCGGATGGTTTGGAGGCCACCGCGCCTGTGTTTGGTGATGCGCCGCAGTTGCCCAGTCCTGTCGGGCAGGTGTTGGCCACGGTGAAGAACTTCAAGCGCCTGCCCGTGTCTGATCGGCTCAGCATCGCTGGTCTGCTCTACGCCATGCTCGATCTCAACCGCAGCGACGCGGTGTACCGGAGCTACGACGCGATCGATGCGCTGACGCTGTTTAAACAGCTGCGGATCAGTGATCGCATGATCGACGATTTCCTGCGCCCTACGCTGCTGGTGGGGCTGTTCAAGCCGCCGGAGGAGCTTTCGGCGGCGGTGACCATGGAGCTTCTGTATTACTACGCCCTGGCTCACCAAGACTCGTTTGATGTGCGCTGGATTCGCTCCAAGAGCATTGCCGAACAGCTGATTGCACCACTCAGTAACCGGCTACGGGAGCGCCATCAACTCGCGGTGCTGGGCGGCACGCTGGCGACCAAACTCAACGTGTCAGCCGACGGCCAGACGATTCGGTCGTTGGAAACCCGCAACGTGATGACGGGGAGCAGGGATGTTCTGGATGACGTGGATGCGGTAGTGCTGGCAATGGGAGCTAAGGGAATGGGTGCCTTGATGGCGCAATCGCCAGAGTGTGGTGTGCTGGCACCGGAGCTGGTGCAGGCCGGCACTCTTGGTTCGATCGATGTGGTGTCGGTGCGGCTATGGCTGGATCGCTACGTACCGGTTGCCGATCCCGCCAATGTGTTCTCGCGCTTCACTGCGCTTCACGGTGCCGGGGCCACTTTTTTCATGCTGGATCAGCTGCAGAAAGCTAATGAGCAGGAGCTCTGGGGTGGTCAGCCCGTGCAGGGCTCGGTGATTGCCAGCGACTTCTACAACGCTACGGCGATTGCTGAATTGAGTGATCAGGGCATCGTCGACTGTCTGAAGCAGGATCTGCTGCCGATGGCGCAGCCTGCTTTCGCCGAGGCCCGGGTCGTGGATCAGGAGGTGCGTCGGTATCCGCGTTCGGTGTCTTTGTTTTCACCAGGCAGCTTCAGCAAGCGACCGCCCCTCGAAACCTCATTGGCGCCAGTGGTTTGTGCCGGCGACTGGGTGCGGATGGGTGATAAAGAACACGGTGCCAAAGGTCTGTGCCAGGAACGCGCTTACGTGTGCGGTCTGGAAGCGGGTAACTCATTGCTGCGGCGCGGCATTGTGCGTGGTGACGGCGTACCGCGCAGCCGCCAGCATCCGGTGGTTCCGATCCGGGCCGATGAACCGCAGGTGCTGTTGGGTCGTGCCCTCAACAAGCTGGTGATGGATCCGCTGGAGACCCTGGGCATCGACTGGCCCTGGCTAGCGAGTTAG
- a CDS encoding DoxX family protein: MSTPVSPSKVLDFLGRVLLAAVFVHALPGKLSDFTGNAGFIASKGIPEPLANVLLLAAILVLIAGSILLVFGGDTIFGASLLLVFLVPTTLIFHTFPIDAGFYMNLGLIGGLILAITRSTANSAPNFRKVRAKAFDSVR, from the coding sequence ATGAGTACTCCCGTTTCGCCTTCCAAAGTTTTGGATTTTTTAGGCCGCGTATTGCTTGCGGCCGTGTTTGTTCATGCACTGCCGGGCAAGCTCAGCGACTTCACGGGTAATGCCGGTTTCATCGCCTCCAAAGGCATCCCTGAACCACTGGCGAACGTGCTGCTGTTGGCTGCAATTCTGGTGCTGATCGCCGGCTCGATCCTGCTGGTGTTCGGCGGTGACACGATTTTTGGTGCCTCGCTGTTGCTGGTGTTTTTGGTGCCCACCACCTTGATCTTCCACACCTTCCCAATCGATGCGGGTTTTTACATGAATCTGGGGTTGATCGGTGGCCTGATCTTGGCAATCACCCGCTCAACGGCCAATTCCGCTCCCAACTTCCGCAAGGTGCGTGCCAAGGCATTTGACAGCGTGCGCTGA